Proteins found in one Ostrinia nubilalis chromosome 27, ilOstNubi1.1, whole genome shotgun sequence genomic segment:
- the LOC135084793 gene encoding uncharacterized protein LOC135084793: MSKLSFRARALDASKPMPIYLAEELPDLPDYSAINRAVPQMPSGMEKEEESEHHLQRAISGTGLIIPTPEVCEVTDLGFYERCYPPDYKMPKQHIHMQPLWEEQEAPEYDIDSEDERWLKQQRHAELTEWKFEQMMDKLEKSSGQTVVTLNEAKLLLERHDDLVTAVYDYWLNKRLNTQHPLILSVKTENRPGQSSHNPYLAFRRRTEKMQTRKNRKNDESSYEKMLKLRRDLARALTLLELVARRETAKRELVKLTASLAERRYAAGDFANQLLPDPPPRPAYPTVPLTTSSFRAYSAPHYPPRAPPTPQDLPRQREKRSYKKRKPRHPAVGTVPGLREGAMCSSSEEESTRPEVPPVDDGPFAFRRKPGCYYEMPTSTLCGDPLDPDRPSHDVLYDHELDERYRFNLTSLNYPYPHCIGFARRRVGRGGRVLLDRVRTPLDDLWPRLPFQFQGSTEYRRERDEEVELETKAHRTPKEMTRDYHSGGKHPWRHAFRQHLAKHPHLWTEPKSEPKPELELKIEFDPDVTEFKTNEYEASENKISDTDASENKISDTDASENKISDACDNRVSVRDSVTYKGVGGSDAARTIECNVKDSLDRARRKRSWSGCSDSSYDSDESLQPVEREFEKFITEVNKKWLHFRPKTPPPSPPSPTPVSDDVLPIALDTPLAVELRSHPSDNLQPFTTTEFTLTDLYGDINPEEKDHSGSNLDISGEDLLGENFTGLTEAQVESILSETDLKALADVDLTKDDKKLPDELLELVNDERDPFLLQGQGADGRAGSGSRKRKADAFGSTAVQVSPLAKETMYVEAQRSPPATPAPAPPPAKPAVEPPSRTETIEEVQLPRGVQLQRRCSSLGASSCRYVLDGYVTYRWLLNGFSPAEPAREKRDETIASSPPATPAPAPAPPPAKPALEPPSRTETIEEVQLPRGVQLQRTHFSCNIAPIASSPPATPAPAPAPPPAKPVVEPPSRTETIEEVQLPRGVQLQTVQTAHSPLKKHIITSAAHRRASDSAQESQPPQLLAVAVSESLKVRLQNHLLSSQAGVLVQNGPFPPVVAVPVQQARETTVAGVSVGASTSSPRRVSAPLVHLAPASLAHKPLQIHQPPHSTPLVVAQSHTIHHVAPNKLKVLHAHPLTQTQRTQLLAQNRSIAQLPAVVSLSPLGEAKTTNTVVTQSHTIHHVAPNKLKVLHAHPLTQTQRTQLLAQNRSIAQLPAVVSLSPLGEAKTTNTALLKAAPGSVAQFFEIKSGQLGKGPHLVNVVRQPQPAKCARADAPPAPTAKRQLVSLDGAALKGPQRVSLSLDGRPLLRAALPAVRAQPLRHQVSPHTNTLACIRRQLAKCARADAPPAPTAKRQLVSLDGAALKGPQRVSLSLDGRPLLRAALPAVRAQPLRHQVSPHTLAYTYTPMTACHAPTAKRQLVSLDGAALKGPQQVSLSLDGRPLLRAALPAVRAQPLRHQTAPLLRDTLCTSHYAPTAKRQLVSLDGAALKGPQRVSLSLDGRPLLRAALPAVRAQPLRHQGPQRVSLSLDGRPLLRAALPAVRAQPLRHQIQLKNRTTTLQVATPIARSSAEPSSSIAAIPTPSKTASIPSAVVASLLQQTKGVQLGKGGQKIAISGPGGQALAANVQAIAFTAAQLRARQARLQPPAKPKP, encoded by the exons CTCTATGGGAAGAACAAGAGGCGCCGGAGTACGACATCGACTCGGAGGACGAGAGGTGGCTCAAACAACAAAGGCACGCGGAACTGACAG AATGGAAATTCGAACAGATGATGGACAAGCTGGAGAAGAGCTCCGGTCAGACCGTGGTGACACTAAACGAGGCCAAACTGCTTCTGGAGAGGCACGACGACCTCGTCACCGCGGTCTACGACTACTGGCTCAACAAACGGCTGAACACA CAACACCCCCTCATTCTGTCGGTGAAGACGGAGAACCGGCCGGGCCAGTCCTCGCACAATCCGTACCTCGCGTTCAGGCGGCGGACGGAGAAGATGCAGACCAGGAAGAACAG GAAAAACGACGAGAGTTCGTACGAGAAGATGCTGAAACTCCGTCGGGACTTGGCGCGGGCGCTAACACTCCTGGAACTGGTCGCGAGGCGGGAGACCGCCAAGCGAGAGCTGGTCAAGCTCACGGCATCCTTGGCGGAGCGACGGTATGCGGCGGGTGACTTCGCGAACCAACTGCTGCCTGACCCACCGCCTAG GCCGGCGTATCCCACCGTTCCGCTGACGACGTCATCGTTTCGTGCGTACAGCGCCCCCCATTACCCCCCACGGGCGCCGCCCACCCCCCAAGATCTGCCGAGACAG CGCGAGAAGCGATCGTACAAGAAACGGAAACCACGACACCCCGCCGTCGGCACCGTGCCGGGGCTGCGAG AAGGAGCGATGTGCTCGTCATCAGAAGAGGAAAGCACGAGGCCGGAGGTGCCGCCAGTGGACGACGGTCCTTTTGCGTTCAGGCGGAAACCCGGCTGTTACTACGAGATG CCGACGTCGACGTTGTGCGGGGACCCTCTCGATCCGGATAGACCGTCTCACGACGTTCTATACGACCACGAACTCGACGAACGGTATAG GTTCAACCTCACATCCCTCAACTACCCGTATCCACACTGCATCGGTTTCGCGCGGCGGCGCGTCGGGCGCGGTGGTCGCGTGTTATTGGACAGAGTGCGGACGCCGCTCGACGACCTCTGGCCGCGGCTGCCATTCCAGTTCCAAGGGTCCACGGAGTACCGCCGGGAGCGGGACGAGGAG GTGGAGCTCGAGACGAAAGCGCATCGGACGCCCAAAGAGATGACCCGCGACTACCATTCCGGCGGCAAGCATCCCTGGAGGCACGCTTTCAGACAACACCTGGCCAAACACCCGCACCTTTGGACCGAGCCCAAGTCAGAACCCAAACCAGAACTCGAACTCAAGATCGAGTTCGACCCAGACGTAACCGAGTTCAAAACAAACGAGTACGAAGCTAGTGAAAACAAAATCAGTGATACGGACGCGAGTGAAAACAAGATCAGTGATACGGACGCGAGTGAAAACAAAATAAGTGATGCGTGCGATAATAGAGTCAGTGTTAGGGACAGTGTGACGTATAAAGGTGTAGGAGGCAGTGACGCGGCCCGGACTATAGAGTGCAATGTTAAGGACAGCCTTGATAGGGCTAGAAGGAAGCGGTCGTGGAGCGGTTGTAGCGATTCGAGTTATGATTCCGATGAGAGTCTACAGCCTGTTGAGAGAGAGTTTGAAAAGTTCATCACCGAGGTCAATAAGAAATG GTTACACTTCCGACCTAAAACGCCGCCTCCCTCACCACCCTCCCCCACCCCAGTCTCCGACGACGTCCTTCCCATAGCGTTGGACACGCCCCTAGCGGTCGAACTCCGCTCTCACCCCTCCGACAACTTACAACCCTTCACAACCACCGAGTTCACCCTCACCGACCTATACGGAGATATCAACCCCGAAGAAAAAGACCACAGCGGTAGCAATCTCGATATCAGCGGAGAGGATTTGCTCGGTGAAAACTTCACCGGATTGACCGAAGCTCAAGTGGAAAGCATTCTGTCCGAGACGGATCTTAAAGCGTTGGCCGATGTGGATTTGACTAAGGACGATAAGAAACTGCCCGATGAGTTGTTGGAGTTGGTGAACGATGAGAGAGATCCTTTTTTATTACAAGGCCAGGGCGCGGATGGGCGTGCCGGCTCTGGCTCAAGGAAGCGGAAGGCGGACGCGTTCGGATCCACCGCTGTacag GTGTCGCCGCTGGCTAAGGAGACAATGTACGTGGAGGCGCAGCGCTCGCCGCCCGCcacgcccgcgcccgcgccgccccccGCCAAGCCCGCCGTGGAACCGCCCAGCCGTACAGAGACTATCGAGGAGGTGCAGCTGCCTAGGGGCGTGCAGTTGCAG AGGAGATGCAGCAGCCTAGGGGCGTCCAGTTGCAGGTATGTACTAGATGGCTATGTCACTTACAGATGGTTGCTAAATGGTTTCTCCCCCGCCGAACCGGCGCGGGAGAAACGCGACGAGACTATAG CAAGCTCGCCGCCCGCcacgcccgcgcccgcgcccgcgccgccccccGCCAAGCCCGCGCTCGAGCCGCCCAGCCGTACAGAGACTATCGAGGAGGTGCAGCTGCCTAGGGGAGTCCAGTTGCAG AGAACACACTTTAGTTGCAATATAGCACCTATAGCAAGCTCGCCGCCCGCcacgcccgcgcccgcgcccgcgccgccccccGCCAAGCCCGTCGTGGAACCGCCCAGCCGTACAGAGACTATCGAGGAGGTGCAGCTGCCTAGGGGCGTGCAGTTGCAG ACGGTACAAACGGCGCATTCTCCATTGAAGAAACACATAATAACATCCGCGGCGCACAGACGGGCTAGCGACTCGGCGCAAGAATCGCAGCCGCCGCAACTACTGGCCGTCGCAGTGTCGGAGAGCCTTAAG GTGCGGCTGCAAAACCATCTGCTGTCGAGTCAAGCGGGAGTGTTGGTGCAGAACGGACCCTTCCCACCCGTGGTCGCGGTGCCCGTGCAACAGGCGAGAGAAACCA CGGTAGCAGGAGTATCAGTAGGCGCCAGCACATCGTCCCCTCGCCGCGTATCCGCCCCACTAGTCCACTTAGCCCCCGCCTCCCTCGCCCACAAACCCCTCCAAATCCACCAGCCACCCCACTCTACCCCACTGGTGGTGGCCCAATCCCACACCATACATCACGTGGCGCCGAACAaattgaaagtgcttcacgctCATCCGCTCACTCAGACGCAAAGGACGCAGTTACTGGCCCAGAATAGGAGCATAGCGCAGTTACCAGCTGTGGTCTCGCTGTCGCCGCTTGGGGAAGCTAAAACTACTAATACAG TGGTGACGCAATCCCACACCATACACCACGTGGCGCCGAACAAATTGAAAGTGCTCCACGCTCACCCGCTCACTCAGACGCAAAGGACGCAGTTACTGGCCCAGAATAGGAGCATAGCGCAGTTACCAGCTGTGGTCTCGCTGTCGCCGCTTGGGGAAGCTAAAACTACTAATACTG CTCTCCTAAAAGCGGCCCCCGGTTCCGTAGCTCAATTCTTCGAGATCAAGAGCGGTCAGCTCGGCAAGGGCCCGCACCTCGTCAACGTGGTGCGACAACCGCAGCCCGCCAAGTGTGCGCGCGCCGACGCGCCGCCAGCGCCTACGGCGAAACGACAGCTGGTGTCGTTAGACGGAGCCGCTTTGAAGGGACCGCAGCGAGTTAGTTTGAGCCTCGATGGACGGCCGCTGCTGCGAGCAGCGCTGCCTGCTGTCAGAGCGCAGCCTCTAAGGCACCAGGTGAGTCCACACACAAACACACTCGCATGTATTAGACGTCAGTTGGCCAAATGTGCGCGCGCCGACGCGCCGCCAGCGCCTACGGCGAAACGACAGCTGGTGTCGCTGGACGGAGCCGCTTTGAAGGGACCGCAGCGAGTTAGCCTGAGCCTCGATGGACGCCCGTTACTGAGAGCCGCGCTGCCGGCTGTGAGAGCGCAGCCTTTAAGGCACCAGGTGAGTCCACACACACTAGCATACACATACACCCCCATGACAGCATGTCACGCGCCTACGGCGAAACGACAACTGGTGTCGCTGGACGGAGCCGCTTTGAAGGGACCGCAGCAAGTTAGTTTGAGCCTCGACGGACGCCCGTTACTGAGAGCCGCGCTGCCGGCTGTCAGAGCGCAGCCTTTGAGGCACCAG ACGGCGCCGCTGTTAAGAGACACCCTGTGTACGTCTCATTACGCGCCTACGGCGAAACGACAACTGGTGTCGCTGGACGGAGCCGCGCTGAAGGGCCCGCAGCGAGTTAGTTTGAGCCTCGATGGACGGCCGCTGCTGCGAGCCGCGCTGCCTGCTGTCAGAGCGCAGCCTTTAAGGCACCAA GGACCGCAGCGAGTTAGTTTGAGCCTCGATGGACGGCCGCTGCTGCGAGCCGCGCTGCCTGCTGTCAGAGCGCAGCCTTTAAGGCACCAG ATCCAACTCAAGAACCGCACGACCACGCTGCAAGTGGCAACGCCGATCGCCCGGAGTTCCGCGGAGCCGTCGTCGTCGATCGCCGCCATTCCGACGCCGTCCAAAACGGCTTCTATACCCAGCGCGGTGGTGGCTAGCTTGCTGCAGCAGACCAAGGGCGTGCAGTTGGGAAAG GGCGGCCAAAAGATAGCCATCTCGGGCCCCGGCGGGCAGGCGCTGGCCGCCAACGTGCAGGCCATCGCCTTCACCGCGGCGCAGCTGCGCGCGCGCCAGGCCCGCCTGCAGCCGCCCGCCAAGCCCAAACCgtga